One segment of Pyricularia oryzae 70-15 chromosome 3, whole genome shotgun sequence DNA contains the following:
- a CDS encoding palmitoyl-protein thioesterase 1 has translation MSLSYYLKHLFLGSLVTSTLARPQQKPLADDDDDTPLPVVIWHGLGDDYSAQGLRQVGEIVEAANPGTFVYFIRMDDNASQDRSATFFGNLTEQVQKVCDDIASHPILSTAPAIDALGFSQGGQFLRAYVERCNSPPVRSLVTFGSQHNGIIDFKACSATDFLCKGAMALLRGNTFSQFVQSRLVPAQYFRDPANNYDKYLESSNFLADINNERALKNQTYKKNLAKLVNFVMFAFDEDTTVIPRETAWFEEVNGTEVIPLRARKLYTEDWIGLRELDRNGGLKLRTCPGEHMQLSDELLNKTFTEFFGPNNKKFGMGGQAGDLDVTREDEL, from the exons ATGTCGCTATCATACTATTTGAAACATTTGTTCTTGGGGTCACTGGTGACCTCCACGCTGGCTCGTCCCCAGCAAAAGCCCCTTgctgacgatgatgacgacacCCCTCTGCCGGTAGTGATCTGGCATG GACTTGGCGATGATTACTCGGCCCAGGGCCTTCGTCAGGTTGGCGAGATTGTCGAAGCGGCCAACCCTGGAACCTTTGTATACTTCATCCGCATGGACGACAATGCATCACAGGATCGCAGCGCGACCTTTTTCGGCAACCTGACGGAGCAGGTACAGAAGGTCTGCGACGACATTGCCAGCCACCCCATTCTCTCGACGGCCCCTGCCATCGACGCGCTCGGCTTCAGCCAGGGCGGCCAGTTCCTACGTGCGTACGTCGAGCGCTGCAACTCGCCCCCGGTCCGCAGCCTGGTCACGTTTGGCTCTCAGCACAACGGAATCATTGACTTCAAGGCCTGCTCCGCCACCGACTTCCTCTGCAAGGGCGCCATGGCCCTACTTCGCGGAAACACCTTTTCGCAGTTTGTGCAGAGCCGTCTGGTGCCCGCGCAGTACTTCCGCGACCCGGCCAACAACTATGACAAGTACCTCGAGTCCAGCAACTTCCTGGCCGACATCAACAACGAGCGCGCGCTCAAGAACCAGACCTACAAGAAGAACCTTGCCAAGCTGGTCAACTTTGTCATGTTTGCCTTCGATGAAGACACCACCGTCATCCCAAGGGAGACGGCGTGGTTTGAGGAGGTCAATGGCACCGAGGTCATCCCTCTTCGCGCCAGAAAGCTTTATACGGAGGACTGGATCGGTCTCCGTGAGCTGGACCGCAACGGTGGCTTGAAGCTGAGGACCTGTCCCGGCGAGCACATGCAGCTTTCTGATGAATTGCT
- a CDS encoding 60S ribosomal protein L23, translated as MAKLSRGAPGGKLKMTLGLPVGAIMNCADNSGARNLYIISVKGIGARLNRLPAGGVGDMVMATVKKGKPELRKKVHPAVIVRQSKPWKRTDGVFLYFEDNAGVIVNPKGEMKGSAITGPVGKEAAELWPRIASNSGVVM; from the exons ATGGCCAAGCTTTC GCGTGGTGCCCCCGGTGGCAAGCTCAAGATGACCCTGGGTCTCCCAGT TGGTGCCATCATGAACTGCGCCGACAACTCGGGTGCCAGGAACCTTTACATCATTTCCGTCAAGGGTATCGGTGCCAGGCTCAACAGGCTGCCGGCCGGTGGTGTTGGCGACATGGTTATGGCTACcgtcaagaagggcaagCCTGAGCTGAGGAAGAAGGTTCACCCCGCCGTCATCGTCCGCCAGTCCAAGCCGTGGAAGCGCACCGACGGTGTCTTCCTGTACTTCGAGGACAACGCTGGTGTC ATCGTCAACCCCAAGGGTGAGATGAAGGGCTCCGCCATCACCGGTCCCGTCGGCAAGGAGGCCGCTGAGCTGTGGCCC CGTATTGCCAGCAACTCCGGTGTCGTCATGTAA
- a CDS encoding alpha-N-arabinofuranosidase 2: MQLFNCNPSPRRGLGVLLAMLCMLISLAAAATKIKDGADPTILRVGDMYYSAEASGGNGVNVRRASTILGLGSATSDNGNMKRVWTAGSSDMGDVWAPEITIDSGRTYIYFAAKRGDAKRTFVISADEPYGDYSDAQKLDLPDDRWAIDGALFTFEGQRWFVWSGWSGTSNVEQNLYICKMNSPTEPTGPRYIISQPREKWERDVGNPYINEGPQPIVDPNGQLHIVYSANGSWDNKYCLGDLRLRKGGDPTYVWDWYKSNGCLFGSAQANMMSGWDATLEIDGPGHHTFVLPKGDVQQSPGGTNRIPFVFHGVRKGTYYSWTNRDWFTGSFVWWGSTTYRRANVPGANEDTGFGFKFFE, encoded by the exons ATGCAGCTCTTCAACTGCAACCCCTCGCCAAGGAGGGGCCTCGGCGTCCTCCTAGCCATGTTGTGCATGCTCATCagcctggcggcggcggcgaccaaGATCAAGGACGGCGCCGACCCTACCATCCTCCGCGTGGGTGACATGTACTACTCTGCCGAGGCGTCGGGCGGCAACGGCGTCAACGTGCGGCGGGCGTCGACGATCCTGGGCCTGGGCAGCGCCACCTCGGACAACGGCAACATGAAGCGCGTGTGGACGGCCGGCAGCTCCGACATGGGCGACGTCTGGGCCCCCGAGATCACCATCGACTCGGGCCGCACCTACATCTACTTTGCCGCCAAGCGCGGCGACGCCAAGCGCACCTTTGTCATCAGCGCCGACGAGCCCTACGGCGACTACTCGGACGCCCAGAAGCTCGATCTGCCCGACGACAGGTGGGCCATTGACGGCGCTCTCTTCACCTTTGAGGGCCAGCGCTGGTTCGTCTGGTCCGGCTGGTCGGGCACCTCAAACGTCGAGCAGAACCTGTACATCTGCAAGATGAACTCGCCCACGGAACCGACTGGTCCTCGGTACATAATCTCGCAGCCTCGCGAAAAG TGGGAGCGTGACGTGGGCAACCCCTATATCAACGAAGGCCCACAGCCCATCGTGGACCCCAACGGACAGCTGCACATTGTCTACTCGGCCAACGGTAGCTGGGACAACAAGTACTGCCTGGGCGACCTGCGGCTCCGCAAGGGCGGCGACCCGACGTACGTGTGGGACTGGTACAAGTCCAACGGGTGCCTGTTCGGGTCTGCGCAGGCCAACATGATGTCCGGGTGGGACGCGACGCTCGAAATCGACGGCCCCGGTCACCACACCTTTGTGCTGCCCAAGGGCGACGTCCAGCAGAGCCCCGGCGGCACCAACCGCATCCCGTTCGTCTTCCACGGCGTGCGAAAGGGCACCTACTACAGCTGGACGAACCGCGACTGGTTCACCGGCAGCTTCGTCTGGTGGGGGAGCACCACCTACCGCCGCGCCAACGTGCCGGGTGCCAACGAGGACACTGGCTTCGGCTTCAAGTTCTTTGAGTGA